The Vibrio bathopelagicus genomic sequence TATTCGCGCTTTTCCTCTCAGGTGGGAGAATCCGCGCTAGCTAGTTTGGGTTTGATCTCTTATTGGTCCCCGTCTTACGAGCGGAAGCTAGGGTAAGAGAGCTCTGAGCAGGTTATTAAGCTGCTAGTGCGTAGTTTTCGTCGTTTGCGACTATTTTTTTGCGGCTTTTAACGTGGCCAACCGCCCCACGGCATGCACCTCAGACTTCAAAATTCCTGTCGAATCCTAAATCAGCCCCAAGTGTTATTTGCATAGTACCAGAAAAGCTTTGCCTGTCTAGCACTGTGCGTTTAAGTGCTTAAAATTAACGCAAATTACTCTTCATAATTCGTGCTTTATCTCTCGCCCAATCTTTTTCTTTCATATCAGTACGTTTATCGTGCAGCTTTTTACCTTTCGCTACACCAACTTTAATCTTCGCCCAAGAGCGAGACCAGTAAAGTGCGGTTGCGACAAGTGTCATGCCTTCACGGTTAATACGACCGATAAGGTTGTCGAGCTCTTTTCTCGACATAAGTAGTTTACGAATACGTGTTGGGTTCGCCACGATATGAGTACTCGCTTGAGTTAGCGGAGTAATCGTCATACCACTGATGAATGCTTCGCCATCTCGGATGTAGACGTAGCTTTCTGCGATATTGGTTTTGCCTTCACGTAGGGATTTTACTTCCCAGCCTTGTAGCTCAAGCCCCGCTTCTATCTCATCATCGATGAAATATTCGTGGCGAGCTTTCTTATTAAGCGCAATGGTATTACTACCGGCTTTTGATTTTGATTTATTCTTTGCCATAATGGCCTCATTATACGGATTGCACCCTAGTTGGGGAATCCTTTTTATTTGCGCTCTGGCCCAATACAATTAAAATTGCAGTTTGTGTTAATGTAACGCTGTCTTTAACAGGAGTCTATATGCCAAAGGTTACTCGTTCAGCATTAGTGTCGTTTAGTGCCGACCAGATGTTCAGCTTGGTCAATGATGTTGCTCGTTATCATGAGTTTTTGCCAGGGTGTTCTGGTTCACGTGTGATCGAATCTTCAGATTCAACTATGGTGGCTTCGGTTGATGTCTCTAAAGCTGGTATCAGCAAAACATTTACCACATCGAACCGCTTAGCGGATGGTGCTGAGATCTTGATGGAACTGGTGGACGGTCCGTTCAAAAAGCTGCAGGGCGGTTGGTATTTTACTCCACTCGATGAGCAAGCGTGTAAGGTTGAGCTTAAGTTGGAGTTTGAATTCTCTAGCCGAATGATTGAAATGGCATTTGGTAAGGTTTTCAACGAGCTGACAAGCAATATGGTCAGTGCTTTTACTCAACGAGCGAAACAGGTTTACTAAGCCATGACTATTGAATCAGATATGATCCACGTAGAAGTTGTGTTTGCGCTTCCGCACGAGCAGCGTGTGTTTACCTTGGTGG encodes the following:
- the smpB gene encoding SsrA-binding protein SmpB; this encodes MAKNKSKSKAGSNTIALNKKARHEYFIDDEIEAGLELQGWEVKSLREGKTNIAESYVYIRDGEAFISGMTITPLTQASTHIVANPTRIRKLLMSRKELDNLIGRINREGMTLVATALYWSRSWAKIKVGVAKGKKLHDKRTDMKEKDWARDKARIMKSNLR
- a CDS encoding SRPBCC family protein; its protein translation is MPKVTRSALVSFSADQMFSLVNDVARYHEFLPGCSGSRVIESSDSTMVASVDVSKAGISKTFTTSNRLADGAEILMELVDGPFKKLQGGWYFTPLDEQACKVELKLEFEFSSRMIEMAFGKVFNELTSNMVSAFTQRAKQVY